From one Nycticebus coucang isolate mNycCou1 chromosome 14, mNycCou1.pri, whole genome shotgun sequence genomic stretch:
- the LOC128565945 gene encoding olfactory receptor 1S1-like yields MHGGNQTTVSEFILLGLSNQAEQQKLIFVLFLCMYLVTVVGNGLIILAISVDMYLHTPMYLFLANLSFADISSISNSVPQMLMNIQMKSQSISYGSCIAQMYFSIVFVVIDNLLLGAMAYDRFVAICHPLNYTTIMRPRLCILLTVIPWFLSNLIALTHTLLLIRLLFCDSNTLPHFFCDLSPLLKLSCSDTTINELVLFVVGLSVITFPFALILFSYVCIIRAVLKISSTEGKRKAFSTCGSHLTVVLLFYGTIIGVYFFPWSTHPEDTDKIGAVLFTVVTPMMNPFIYTLRNKDMKGALTKLINRKSSSL; encoded by the coding sequence ATGCATGGAGGGAACCAAACCACCGTCTCTGAATTCATCCTCCTGGGACTCTCCAACCAGGCTGAGCAGCAGAAACTCATCTTTGTGCTTTTCCTGTGTATGTACCTAGTCACAGTGGTTGGGAATGGGCTCATCATCCTGGCCATCAGCGTGGATATGTACCTTCACACTCCCATGTATCTCTTCCTTGCCAACCTATCTTTTGCTGATATTTCCTCCATTTCCAACTCAGTCCCCCAAATGCTGATGAATATTCAGATGAAGAGTCAATCCATTTCCTATGGGAGCTGTATAGCACAGATGTACTTTTCTATCGTGTTTGTTGTCATTGACAATCTCCTCCTGGGAGCCATGGCCTATGACCGCTTTGTGGCCATCTGCCACCCTCTGAACTACACAACCATCATGCGGCCCAGACTCTGCATTTTGCTCACAGTCATCCCGTGGTTCCTCAGTAATCTTATTGCTCTGACACACACCCTTCTGCTCATTCGACTGCTCTTCTGTGACAGTAACACCCTCCCACATTTCTTCTGCGATTTGTCCCCTCTGCTGAAACTGTCCTGCTCAGACACAACCATCAATGAGCTTGTGTTATTTGTGGTGGGCTTGTCAGTTATCACCTTCCCCTTTGCCCTCATCTTATTCTCCTATGTCTGCATCATCAGAGCTGTCCTGAAAATTTCATCCacagaggggaagaggaaagccttctccacctgtgggtctcACCTGACGGTTGTATTGCTCTTCTATGGCACCATAATAGGGGTTTACTTTTTCCCCTGGTCTACTCACCCAGAGGACACAGATAAGATTGGTGCAGTACTGTTTACTGTCGTGACACCCATGATGAACCCCTTCATCTACACCCTGAGGAACAAGGATATGAAAGGTGCCCTGACAAAGCTCATCAATAGAAAAAGTTCTTCCCTGTAA
- the LOC128565863 gene encoding olfactory receptor 9Q2 — protein MAVRNHTTLTEFFLVAFTERPEWELPLFLLFLGFYLATLLGNAGMILLIRRDRRLHTPMYFFLSHLSLTDICYSSVIVPQLLAVLWAHGAAVSRARCAAQFFLFTFFASIDCYLLAIMAYDRYVAVCWPLLYVTIVTEKARWGLVAAAYAAGFASALVRTVTAFTLSFCGNREIDFIFCDLPPLLKLSCGDSFTQEVVIIVFAVFVMPACILVILVSYAFIVAAVLRLRSAGGRARAFSTCASHLAAVALFFGTLIFMYLRDNAGQSSEEDRVVSVLYTVVTPMLNPLIYSLRNKEVKEAVVKSLSRPRASGRP, from the coding sequence ATGGCGGTGAGGAATCACACCACGCTGACCGAATTCTTCCTGGTCGCCTTCACCGAGCGCCCTGAGTGGGAGCTTCCTCTCTTCCTGCTGTTTCTGGGTTTCTATCTCGCCACCCTGCTGGGGAACGCGGGGATGATCCTCCTGATCCGCAGGGACCGGCGGCTCCACACCCCGATGTACTTTTTCCTCAGCCACTTGTCGCTCACCGACATCTGCTACTCCTCTGTCATCGTCCCGCAGCTGCTGGCTGTGCTGTGGGCGCACGGCGCCGCCGTCTCCCGGGCTCGCTGCGCCGCTCAGTTCTTCCTCTTCACCTTCTTTGCTTCCATCGACTGCTACCTCTTGGCGATCATGGCCTACGACCGCTACGTGGCTGTGTGCTGGCCCCTGCTGTATGTCACCATCGTCACGGAGAAGGCGCGCTGGGGCCTGGTGGCCGCTGCTTACGCGGCGGGTTTCGCCAGCGCCCTGGTGCGCACGGTCACCGCCTTCACACTCTCCTTCTGTGGAAACAGAGAGATCGACTTCATCTTCTGCGACCTGCCTCCTCTGCTGAAACTCTCGTGTGGGGACagcttcacccaggaggtggtgATCATTGTGTTTGCGGTTTTTGTCATGCCTGCGTGCATCTTGGTGATCCTGGTGTCCTACGCGTTCATCGTGGCGGCGGTGCTGCGGCTGCGCTCAGCCGGAGGCCGGGCCCGGGCCTTCTCCACCTGCGCCTCGCACCTTGCCGCCGTGGCGCTCTTCTTCGGCACCCTCATCTTCATGTACCTGCGGGATAACGCGGGCCAGTCCTCGGAGGAAGACCGAGTGGTGTCTGTGCTCTACACAGTGGTGACCCCCATGCTGAACCCCCTCATCTACAGCCTGAGGAATAAGGAGGTGAAGGAGGCTGTTGTGAAATCCCTGAGCAGGCCCAGGGCTTCGGGGAGGCCTTAG